In Alteribacter lacisalsi, a genomic segment contains:
- a CDS encoding sugar ABC transporter substrate-binding protein, whose protein sequence is MFKAKFLTPAALLALSVGLVACGGGDDEADETPADDNGTEENGEAAEGDADEPEKPEELSMWVNDEDSQLQAYEDIAERFEDEYDIAVNITPFSMLDQTDAISLDGPSGQGPDLFFQPHDRMGDIVLQGLARELELTDDQAERLSEYNEEAVTSFSFEGEQYGIPAVVETYALFYNTDIIDEAPATVDELMAIAEEHTDMGADQYGFLMEATNLYFVYPFLTGAGGYIFDQDEDGVYNTEDIGLNNDGAVEGAELIQSWFENDYMPTGVDGDIMNGLFQSGDVATVITGPWAIPDYRDALGDSLAVAMLPEWDGDQLNSFSGNKGWLVSEYSENHYWATELALFLTNAESSEHYFETAGELPAHTAVEIDDEFMSAVFDQSQVAEPMPNVPEMSQVWEPVADALQFISQGDDPQEVLDEAVEQIREQISIMGQ, encoded by the coding sequence ATGTTTAAAGCCAAGTTTTTGACACCGGCAGCACTTCTTGCTCTATCCGTCGGCCTTGTTGCCTGTGGCGGCGGGGATGACGAAGCGGATGAAACTCCGGCAGATGATAACGGAACAGAAGAAAACGGAGAAGCTGCTGAAGGGGATGCGGACGAGCCCGAAAAACCAGAAGAGCTTTCCATGTGGGTAAACGATGAGGATTCACAGCTCCAGGCATACGAGGATATCGCAGAGCGATTTGAAGATGAGTATGACATCGCTGTAAACATTACACCTTTCTCCATGCTTGATCAAACCGATGCGATTAGTCTGGACGGTCCATCCGGACAGGGTCCTGACCTTTTCTTCCAGCCGCATGACCGTATGGGAGACATCGTTCTTCAGGGGCTTGCACGCGAGCTTGAGCTTACAGACGATCAGGCAGAACGCCTTTCTGAATACAACGAAGAAGCTGTTACATCCTTCAGCTTCGAAGGTGAGCAGTACGGAATTCCTGCAGTTGTGGAAACGTATGCACTATTCTACAACACAGATATTATCGACGAAGCTCCGGCCACTGTGGACGAGCTTATGGCAATTGCCGAAGAGCACACGGACATGGGAGCTGACCAGTACGGATTCCTTATGGAAGCAACAAACCTTTACTTCGTATACCCGTTCCTGACTGGTGCAGGCGGATATATCTTTGACCAGGACGAAGACGGTGTCTACAACACTGAAGATATCGGTCTTAACAATGATGGTGCTGTAGAAGGCGCTGAATTGATCCAGTCATGGTTCGAAAACGACTACATGCCGACTGGCGTTGACGGCGACATCATGAACGGTCTCTTCCAGAGCGGTGACGTGGCAACAGTAATCACTGGACCATGGGCAATTCCTGACTACCGTGACGCGCTTGGCGACAGCCTTGCAGTTGCGATGCTTCCTGAGTGGGACGGCGATCAGCTGAACTCCTTCTCCGGTAACAAAGGATGGCTCGTATCCGAGTACTCGGAAAACCATTACTGGGCAACTGAACTTGCCCTGTTCCTGACGAACGCAGAAAGTTCCGAGCATTACTTCGAAACAGCTGGTGAGCTTCCGGCTCACACGGCAGTAGAGATCGATGATGAATTTATGAGCGCTGTATTTGATCAGTCGCAGGTAGCAGAGCCAATGCCGAACGTACCTGAAATGAGCCAGGTATGGGAGCCGGTTGCTGACGCACTGCAGTTTATCTCCCAGGGAGATGACCCGCAGGAAGTACTTGACGAAGCAGTAGAACAGATCCGTGAGCAGATTTCCATCATGGGTCAATAA
- a CDS encoding sugar ABC transporter permease encodes MAANDNQPDVKIVNKQHNPTVAALLSIIPGFGQMYNKRFVKGAVLFILFAAFVGVLAEFITDGLQGLVTLGEVPREDDSRLFLSYGILSLIFLSFFITFYVFNILDARKDAKRIQLGWEIPGIRQGFKNAWDNGFPYFLIAPGLFLLVFVVIFPLLFMVGLAFTNYNLYNAPPRNILDWVGFDNFVRLFTISEWRNTFFSVLSWTLIWTFVATTLQIALALFLAILVNDARVKGKKLIRTVFILPWAVPGFVSIIIFSALFNDNFGAINRDIIVPLFGSGIPWMSDPFWAKVALIMIQVWLGFPFVFALFTGVLQSISSDWYEAADIDGANRWQKFSNITFPHVMFATAPLLIMQYSFNFNNFNIIYLFNQGGPPVRGQVAGGTDILISWVYGLTFETQQFNMAAAISIILGLLVVTFAFFQFRRSRSFKEEGQI; translated from the coding sequence ATGGCTGCAAACGATAATCAACCAGACGTAAAGATCGTGAATAAACAACACAATCCAACTGTAGCTGCATTGCTATCGATCATTCCAGGTTTCGGGCAAATGTACAATAAGCGGTTTGTCAAAGGTGCAGTCTTATTCATTCTCTTTGCGGCTTTTGTTGGAGTATTAGCTGAATTTATTACAGATGGTCTTCAGGGACTTGTCACACTTGGGGAAGTTCCACGGGAAGATGATTCCCGACTCTTTCTGAGCTATGGAATTCTGTCTCTGATCTTTCTAAGCTTCTTTATTACATTTTATGTCTTTAATATTCTGGACGCTCGTAAGGACGCAAAGAGAATTCAATTAGGCTGGGAAATCCCCGGGATCAGACAGGGTTTTAAGAATGCCTGGGATAATGGTTTTCCTTATTTCCTTATCGCACCTGGATTGTTCCTGCTTGTCTTCGTTGTTATTTTCCCGCTTCTTTTCATGGTGGGACTGGCATTTACGAACTACAATCTGTATAACGCCCCGCCAAGAAATATTCTTGACTGGGTCGGCTTTGACAACTTTGTCCGACTCTTTACCATTTCTGAATGGCGGAACACGTTCTTCAGTGTACTATCCTGGACGCTGATCTGGACATTTGTTGCAACGACACTGCAGATTGCTCTGGCGCTCTTCCTTGCCATTCTCGTTAACGATGCACGGGTAAAAGGGAAGAAGCTGATTCGGACAGTATTCATTCTTCCATGGGCTGTTCCTGGCTTTGTTTCCATTATTATCTTTTCTGCTCTTTTTAACGATAACTTCGGAGCGATTAACCGGGATATTATAGTCCCGCTCTTTGGTTCAGGTATCCCGTGGATGAGCGATCCTTTCTGGGCGAAAGTGGCCCTGATTATGATTCAGGTGTGGCTCGGCTTCCCGTTCGTATTCGCACTCTTTACCGGGGTACTGCAGAGTATTTCCAGCGACTGGTACGAAGCAGCCGATATCGACGGGGCGAACCGCTGGCAGAAATTCAGCAACATTACCTTCCCGCACGTGATGTTCGCGACGGCACCGCTTCTGATCATGCAGTATTCGTTTAACTTTAACAATTTTAATATTATTTATCTGTTTAACCAGGGGGGGCCGCCGGTTCGGGGACAGGTCGCCGGAGGAACCGATATTCTCATATCCTGGGTCTACGGACTGACATTTGAAACCCAGCAGTTTAATATGGCTGCTGCCATCTCGATCATTCTCGGACTTCTGGTTGTCACATTCGCCTTCTTCCAGTTCCGCCGTTCACGATCGTTTAAAGAGGAGGGGCAGATTTAA
- a CDS encoding sugar ABC transporter permease — MSKRRKNFLELALIYTIIGVMFVIIFYPLLWALGLSLNPGSSMYGARMIPDNWSLEHYVWLFTDPRSNYVQWYQNTLIVAFSTSLIATFMVALVAYAFSRYRFVGRKNGLYAFLLVQMFPVLMAMVALYILLNMVGLLDSLLGLIIIYVGGAIPMNAFLVKGYFDTIPRELDESARIDGAGHLRVFFQIMLPLAKPILAVVALFNFMAPFMDFILPRIVLRSPENFTLALGLFNFVNDQFANNFTRFAAGAILIAVPIAAVYLFLQRYLISGLTSGATKG, encoded by the coding sequence ATGAGTAAAAGAAGAAAAAATTTCCTTGAACTTGCATTGATTTATACAATTATCGGGGTCATGTTCGTGATCATTTTCTACCCTCTTCTGTGGGCACTGGGTCTTTCCCTTAATCCGGGGTCCAGCATGTACGGCGCCCGGATGATTCCTGATAACTGGTCACTGGAACACTACGTCTGGCTCTTCACGGATCCGCGAAGCAACTATGTTCAGTGGTACCAGAACACGCTGATTGTCGCATTCTCCACCTCTTTGATCGCCACCTTTATGGTTGCCCTCGTAGCTTATGCGTTCTCAAGATACCGCTTTGTCGGACGTAAGAACGGACTATACGCGTTCCTTCTTGTCCAGATGTTCCCGGTACTGATGGCGATGGTAGCCCTTTACATCCTGCTTAATATGGTCGGTCTTCTTGATTCCCTTCTTGGTCTGATCATTATCTATGTAGGCGGCGCCATTCCGATGAATGCGTTCCTGGTAAAAGGATATTTCGATACGATTCCGCGGGAGCTTGATGAATCTGCCCGCATCGACGGTGCAGGTCACCTGCGCGTATTCTTCCAGATCATGCTTCCGCTCGCGAAGCCGATTCTGGCGGTTGTTGCCCTCTTTAACTTCATGGCACCGTTCATGGACTTCATTCTGCCGCGGATTGTACTCCGGAGTCCGGAGAACTTTACGCTCGCACTGGGACTGTTTAACTTCGTAAACGACCAGTTCGCCAACAACTTTACGCGATTTGCAGCCGGTGCGATTCTAATCGCTGTACCAATCGCAGCAGTTTATCTGTTCCTGCAGCGCTACCTTATTTCCGGACTTACTTCAGGGGCTACGAAAGGGTAG